One genomic region from Pseudomonas hormoni encodes:
- a CDS encoding oxidoreductase — protein MYLTPQHVLLAGATGLTGEHLLDRLLNEPTITRVLAPSRRPLAEHPHLENPVGDPAEFLPQLNGRVDIAYCCLGTTIKQAGSEEAFRAVDLDMVVAFAKRAREMGARHLIVISALGADRRSSIFYNRVKGEMEYALRAQNWPQLTICRPSVLLGDRIEPRPAELFAGPLSRLIPGKYHGIEACQLARAMWRLALEEQDGLRIVESDELRKLGK, from the coding sequence ATGTACTTGACGCCTCAGCATGTACTGCTTGCCGGAGCTACCGGTCTGACCGGTGAACATTTGCTTGATCGCCTGCTCAACGAGCCCACGATCACGCGCGTATTGGCCCCCTCACGCCGGCCGCTGGCCGAGCACCCCCATCTGGAAAACCCGGTCGGCGACCCGGCAGAGTTCCTGCCGCAGCTGAACGGTCGCGTCGACATCGCCTACTGCTGTCTCGGCACCACGATCAAACAGGCAGGCTCGGAAGAGGCGTTTCGCGCGGTCGATCTCGACATGGTGGTGGCTTTCGCCAAACGGGCGCGGGAAATGGGCGCGCGGCACTTGATCGTGATCAGCGCCCTGGGGGCCGATCGGAGATCCTCGATTTTCTACAACCGGGTTAAAGGCGAGATGGAATACGCATTGCGCGCGCAAAACTGGCCGCAGCTAACCATTTGCCGACCTTCGGTGTTGCTGGGCGATCGTATCGAGCCACGGCCGGCCGAGCTGTTCGCCGGTCCGTTGTCCCGCCTGATCCCGGGCAAATACCATGGCATCGAAGCCTGCCAACTGGCTCGCGCGATGTGGCGGCTGGCGCTGGAGGAGCAGGATGGGCTGCGGATTGTTGAGTCGGATGAGTTGCGCAAGTTAGGCAAATAA
- a CDS encoding YceK/YidQ family lipoprotein produces MNKLLMIVLALQLTGCATARTLDAAKPGAPVVYAGTRLDLYAMNGGCCAMDRFGAEAPSYPGVDLPASALLDTLLLPLSVLTVIGVSFQATGGL; encoded by the coding sequence ATGAATAAGCTGCTGATGATCGTGCTGGCGCTACAACTGACGGGTTGTGCCACGGCGCGCACGCTGGATGCTGCGAAGCCGGGGGCACCGGTGGTGTATGCGGGGACGCGGCTGGATTTGTATGCCATGAACGGCGGTTGTTGCGCCATGGATCGCTTTGGCGCTGAGGCGCCGAGCTATCCTGGCGTGGATCTGCCGGCTAGCGCTTTGCTGGATACGCTGTTGTTGCCGTTGTCGGTGTTGACGGTGATCGGCGTGAGTTTTCAGGCGACTGGCGGGTTGTAA